One Phaseolus vulgaris cultivar G19833 chromosome 4, P. vulgaris v2.0, whole genome shotgun sequence DNA window includes the following coding sequences:
- the LOC137837082 gene encoding glucan endo-1,3-beta-D-glucosidase, translated as MAKQNKTHFIFPETQSTVLPDPSNFFSSTLLSKPLPTNSFFQNFVLKNGDQPEYIHPYLIKSSNSSLSLSYPSRQVNSAFIYQVFNADLTISSKQGSSGKHLISSYSDLSVTLDIPSSNLSFLLVRGSPFLTVSVTQPTPLSITTIHAILSFSSNKTNTKHTFHFNNGQTWILYASSTIKLSHTLSEITSDAFSGIVRIALLPDSDSKHEAVLDKFSSCYPVSGEAIFREPFCVEYKWEKKGSGDLLLLAHPLHVQLLSNGDNDVTVLEDFKYGSIDGDVVGVVGDSWVLQTDPVYVTWHSTKGVKEESHDEIVSALSNDVEGLNSSSISTTSSYFYGKLIARAARLALIAEELSYPDVIPKVKKFLKESIEPWLEGTFNGNGFLHDKKWGGIITQQGSNDGGGDFGFGIYNDHHYHLGYFLYAIAVLVKLDPAWGRKYKAQAYSIVQDFMNLDTKLNSNYTRLRNFDLYVLHSWAGGLTEFSDGRNQESTSEAVCAYYSAALVGLAYGDARLVSLGSTLTALEILGTKMWWHVEEGGSLYEEEFTRENRIMGVLWSNKRDSGLWFAPAEWKECRLGIQLLPLAPISEAIFSNAEYVKQLVEWTLPALNRDGVGEGWKGFVYALEGIYDNESALQKIRNLAGFDGGNSLSNLLWWIHSIGNE; from the coding sequence ATGGCTAAGCAAAACAAAACTCATTTCATCTTCCCAGAGACACAATCCACTGTGCTTCCTGATCCCTCCAACTTCTTCTCCTCAACCCTTCTCTCAAAACCACTCCCCACCAACTCTTTCTTCCAAAACTTTGTCCTAAAAAATGGTGATCAACCTGAATACATTCATCCTTACCTCATCAAATCCTCTAACTCTTCCCTCTCTCTCTCATACCCTTCTCGCCAAGTCAATTCTGCTTTCATATACCAAGTCTTCAACGCTGATCTCACTATCTCATCCAAGCAAGGTTCCAGTGGGAAACACCTTATCTCCTCCTATAGTGATCTCAGTGTCACTTTGGATATCCCTTCTTCCAATCTTAGCTTCCTCCTTGTTAGGGGAAGCCCCTTTTTGACTGTTTCTGTCACCCAACCAACCCCTCTTTCCATCACCACCATCCACGCCATTCTCTCATTCTCTTCAAACAAGACTAACACCAAGCACACCTTTCACTTCAACAATGGTCAAACATGGATCCTTTATGCTTCCTCCACCATCAAGTTGAGCCACACTCTTTCTGAGATCACTTCTGATGCATTTTCTGGCATTGTCCGGATAGCCCTGTTGCCTGATTCTGATTCAAAACACGAGGCGGTTCTTGACAAGTTTAGTTCTTGTTACCCCGTGTCTGGGGAAGCTATATTTAGAGAACCCTTTTGTGTGGAGTACAAGTGGGAGAAGAAAGGATCAGGAGATTTGCTACTCTTGGCCCACCCTCTCCATGTTCAGCTTCTGTCCAATGGAGACAATGATGTCACTGTTCTggaagattttaaatatggaAGCATTGATGGGGATGTTGTTGGTGTTGTTGGGGATTCGTGGGTTTTGCAAACAGATCCCGTGTATGTAACATGGCACTCAACCAAGGGAGTCAAAGAAGAATCCCATGATGAAATTGTTTCAGCCCTTTCTAATGATGTTGAAGGCCTAAACTCATCATCGATTTCAACAACTTCGTCATATTTTTATGGGAAGTTGATTGCAAGGGCTGCAAGGTTGGCATTGATTGCTGAGGAGTTGAGCTaccctgatgtgattccaaagGTTAAGAAGTTTTTGAAGGAAAGCATTGAGCCATGGTTGGAGGGAACTTTCAATGGGAATGGATTTCTACATGACAAGAAATGGGGTGGCATTATTACCCAACAAGGGTCCAATGATGGTGGTGGTGATTTTGGATTTGGTATTTACAATGATCACCACTACCATTTGGGGTACTTCCTTTATGCAATTGCAGTGCTCGTTAAGCTTGATCCAGCCTGGGGTAGGAAGTACAAGGCTCAAGCCTATTCCATTGTGCAAGACTTCATGAACTTGGACACAAAACTAAACTCCAATTACACACGTTTGAGGAATTTTGACCTTTATGTGCTTCACTCTTGGGCTGGAGGGTTAACTGAGTTCAGTGATGGAAGGAACCAAGAGAGCACAAGTGAGGCTGTGTGTGCATATTACTCTGCTGCCTTGGTGGGGCTGGCATATGGTGATGCTCGTCTTGTATCCCTTGGATCAACACTAACAGCATTGGAAATTCTTGGGACTAAAATGTGGTGGCATGTGGAAGAGGGAGGGAGTTTGTATGAGGAAGAGTTCACAAGAGAGAACAGGATCATGGGGGTTCTGTGGTCTAACAAGAGGGACAGTGGACTATGGTTTGCTCCTGCAGAGTGGAAAGAGTGTAGGCTTGGCATTCAGCTCTTACCATTGGCACCTATTTCTGAAGCCATTTTCTCCAATGCTGAGTATGTGAAGCAGCTTGTGGAGTGGACTTTGCCTGCTTTGAATAGGGATGGTGTTGGTGAAGGATGGAAGGGATTTGTATATGCCCTTGAAGGGATTTATGACAATGAAAGTGCATTGCAGAAGATAAGAAACCTTGCAGGTTTTGATGGTGGAAACTCTCTCAGTAATCTCTTGTGGTGGATTCACAGCATAGGAAATGAATAA